The nucleotide window CAATGAGTAGCAAAACAAACCCAAGGGGAAGACAACATTTGGAAATgggtttttcatcttttccttggTGCCCCTTCCTTTCCTTATGCAGATAGTTAGGTTGCTCTGCCTTCATTGCTTCGGGAAACAAAGGATGCAACAGAATGCAGAGCTCATTTTTAGCTTCTGAATTCCGAAAGCCTAGCCTTCAGGGAGGAATGGGAGAATGTCTGTGCACGTACAAATTTAGAAAACTGTAGCAAGGGGCATGTGGGAGACTTGAGACTTAGGGTGGTCCCTGAGAACAGACAAGCTTCTCCTCAGCTTTCAGCTGGACAGTGTCAGCTGGGTCTCAGGGACTGGGGAGCACGAAGAATTGTGCTCTTTTCCTGGGGGGAGTGCCAGGAAGTAACAAAACCCTCTGAAGAAACAGCTGTGTGCTGCATTTGGGCAAACAGGGCCTATCTAGCCCAAGGGCCTAAGAATCTCCTGggaaaagcagaataaaattcTGAACGCTGAGAGGGGTATGGGTGACTCCTGAAGGGGTCTTTGGGTTGGTGGTAGCCTTAGCAGACTGATGACAAAGGACCAGGAGAAAATGAGGACATCTCAGTGGATGTGTGATTGGATGAGTACCAGACCAGACCGCCTTTCCCACGTTGGGCACGTTAAGAGGAAATGCCCTAACTTTCGACCAGTTCCAAGGAAAGTGAGGAGAACTTTGAATCGACCGCAGTTGAGTTTCTGCCACTCTGGCTGATTGGGGTGACATAGGAACTCCGTTGAATTAGGAAAAATTCAAGGTCTATTTCTCACACACGGGAAACTGGAACCAGCTACACTCCTCACCCACAAGGCTTGGCATCACATGCCCCAGCCCCGTCCCTCTCTCTAGCctcacctgcctctcccccctccgATAGTCACAGTGGTGCGTTCCCACCTAGGCCCTTTGCACTGGTAGTTTCCTCTGCCTTCCCTTGGCTCTTGAAATGGCAGTCTCCTTCTCGGTTTACATTTTGCTTCTTCAGACCatactttccaaaataaaaccaCCTCCGTGTTCTCTCTCAAGTACCGTTTAGTTCCTTCATGACAACTGtaagaatttttactttttttattgtcAGTCTCCCCGTCTAGAATGtcagcttcctgagggcaggacCCTTGTCTGTCTTGATGTTCCCTCAGCAGCTAGCACTGTCACTAGCGATACCTGTGGCGCGAAGGGTGGGCAGCAGTTAGGGAATTCGGCCTGCCACAGGCCAGTGGGCActgacctccctccctccagccttccTGGGCCTCTGGCAGCCTTTCCCCCGACAACCCGGGACCAGATGCCAGGAGACCCATATCCTCGGGGCTTAAAGACTTCGCTGTGCTCTATCCCAGGGGCTCAGCACGAGCGTGTCTCAGCGGGCCCATTTCCCCTCCTTCTGGTCTATCCTTCCAGCACCTCATCTGGGGACGACGGAGGGCCCATCGGGGTCTGGTGCACGATACTTCTGGAAAGAGGACACAGGGCTTCGGCCTGAGCCCCTCTTCTCAACCGTCCTTCCCACTTCCCTCCCCGGCCTGGGGGCTCCTCCTTGCTCTGCCGAGGTTGCAGAAGTCCCGGCACACCCTTTAAAAGAGCTGGACTTCTCCTTCATCTCCAGGCCACACTCCTAGCATGAGCCCTCTTCAAGTTTGGAAACATTTGCAGACATGTGGGAAACGTCTGCAATGGGGGCCGCTGTGGGACTCCCTGCCAGTTCATTACTCCAGATGGGGTGGCTCCCCCGCTTCCCGCAAGTACACAGACATTTCCACAGTGAGGGCCTCCCTTCCGTGCCTGCCCTCTGGTTTCTCTTAGCAGCAGTCACCCTGTGGCATCGCTCCCCTTAACTCTAGCCGCCAGCGGGGCCTGGAAACAGTTGTTTTCTCCCTGCTAGGACCCACTGTTCTCTCCCGAAGGCAAAGGTCAAGCCTTGGGGACTTCTGGGACCTCCAGGCAATGAAATACACAGTATTCAGAAGAATCATGGTGGGTGGCTGTGTGGATGTTACTGAGGCAGATCCCCGGGTTCCAGACTGGAGCCAGGAAACTGGCTTTTCCAGACACATCCCAGTTGGTTCTGATGAGGCGGTCCAAGGACGACACTTTGATTCACGTTGGGCGAGAACGTGAATGCAGGGCCCTCGGGCTGCTAGTGCCCAAGTGAACGCTCCTCTCAAGCCCCCCTCAAGAAATGAAAGCATCTTGAGGCCAAAGGCCCTGCCTGACTCAGGACTCTAGCGCAGCAGGTTCTCAGCCTGGATTTCATCTCGTGGTTCTGGGCCACCTCCTCCACTAGATTGTAAGCCCCTCTTTGGAAGGGACCAAATCTTCTTCGGCAATGTGTGACCAGCAGAGGGCCTGGCACACGGCAGCTGCTCTGTGGACATGTGATGAGGACACAGCCGCTTTTATTGAGATGGTCGTTTGCCTGTGGTCATGCTGGTATGGCCGCGAGGCAGCTACAACAAAGACTTGGGTTCTACCCCTGAGCACCCCTTCTTCCCTGAGGACCCCAAAACTCTCAGAACTGGAGCCTGATCTCTTGCTGTTGGCTGAGCTGCCACACTTGAGGGGAGGGCCCAGGATTCCCTCAACCTCTCTACCTCAGGAAAGAGCAATGAGACGAACAACCTCCTCAACAGGGAATCTGCACCGAAAAAGCCACCTTCCATGTGGCCAGACTGAAGCACTTGCCTACAATTCTCAAAACCTGCTGCTTCTTAGTATCACCTCAGAAGCTACACCCCATACCAATGAAATCGGAACTGATGGTGGGACAGGTGATTGCAATCTGTTGCAAGTGTGAGCGCCACTGCCCTACTAGGCAGGACAAGACGGAGCCCAGCACACGTCAGAGGAAGCACGCGGCATGGGCTTGTTTGCATCCAAgttttatgagaaagaaaaacaaccatgGGAAACCGGAACACTGAGGGGTGGCCCAGGCTAAGTACACTTGGTAACTCTCACTGGGAGAGGGTTGGAAACTACTTGGCAGATTCCCTAAATCAGTAAATCAGATTCTGATGCAAATCATCACAAGGTGATCAATGTCCCCGGCCTCAAGGccacaggcagagagacaggatcccgggggggggggggggggggggggctaggaGATGGGACCCTGTGAAAGGCAGCTGTGACAGGGGTGTCTCTCAGAGACACCCGTTTCTGGGCTGGCCCCGCGCGctctctgggctctgggcagggAGGCGGCGCAGGCGGTTGGCTCGGCAGAACCCCGGGGGGAACTTGAGTGGGGACGGCGCTTGCTGTCGAGCCGGCTCATTTATACTTTTTGGAGGGAAATTCCCGCCGGCCTTGGCCCTTGCCGCCAAAGTTGCGCACCCGGTGGATGGCCTGCAACTGTTGCTCAATGGTCGCCGTGATGTTCACATCATCCGGGATGTGGACGTAACGGACGTTACGGCCTGTCACGAAGAGGTCGTCCAGCTCGACCTGATGCCCCCAGCGGTCCGTGTAGGTGACATTGGCCAGGCGGATGTTCATGAAAGCGTCCACGTTGTCTATGCGTCCACGGGCCACGCTCTCGTCGCGCAGGTCCACAGTGGTCACCTGGCCCTGGAGGCCCTGCAGCAGGATAATCAGGCTGTTCTCAGAGATGGTCCGCTCCTTCACCGAGTGGCTCACGGCCATTCTTCCACACCGAGGGCTGTCGGCTGCGGGAGGAGGAGCACACAGACGGGAGCTGTAGCAGGCGAGCGGGCCCAGTCGCCAACTCCCCTCCAACAGGCCCTACGCGTAATTCCCAGCGCAGACTTCTGCAAGTCTGCCTACCTCCCCGGTTTCTGTGTCTGTGGAACACCCTTC belongs to Felis catus isolate Fca126 chromosome C1, F.catus_Fca126_mat1.0, whole genome shotgun sequence and includes:
- the LSM10 gene encoding U7 snRNA-associated Sm-like protein LSm10 isoform X2, which gives rise to MAVSHSVKERTISENSLIILLQGLQGQVTTVDLRDESVARGRIDNVDAFMNIRLANVTYTDRWGHQVELDDLFVTGRNVRYVHIPDDVNITATIEQQLQAIHRVRNFGGKGQGRREFPSKKYK
- the LSM10 gene encoding U7 snRNA-associated Sm-like protein LSm10 isoform X1, with translation MNQNLWGVAAADSPRCGRMAVSHSVKERTISENSLIILLQGLQGQVTTVDLRDESVARGRIDNVDAFMNIRLANVTYTDRWGHQVELDDLFVTGRNVRYVHIPDDVNITATIEQQLQAIHRVRNFGGKGQGRREFPSKKYK